Proteins found in one Candidatus Methylomirabilota bacterium genomic segment:
- a CDS encoding PilZ domain-containing protein, with protein PSHTFSIPAQVVWTRGEELSPSATTGMGVKFLEVNPSLEAALIDAVIDRLRAEASPSPDSSQSE; from the coding sequence CCTTCCCACACATTCTCGATCCCTGCGCAAGTAGTATGGACGCGCGGGGAGGAACTCTCGCCGAGTGCCACCACCGGAATGGGAGTGAAGTTCCTCGAAGTCAACCCCTCTTTAGAGGCTGCCCTGATAGACGCTGTCATCGATCGCCTTCGCGCGGAAGCCTCTCCCTCGCCGGATTCCTCCCAGTCCGAATAA